AGATAGAAGACCGCTGGTTATCAGTAGACGAAATAGGCAAATACCTCGGTGTCAGCAGCGACACCGTTTACCGCTGGATCGACAAGCATGCGATGCCCGCCCATCGCATGGGCCGTCTTTGGAAGTTCAAGAAAGACGAGGTCGACGAGTGGGTGAAGGCTGGCGGCGCGGCGGACAAGAACAGACAGGATAAGGCAGAATGAGCAACCACAAGGAAACCGAACGCGCAGATCTTCACAAAACCATCTGGCGCATCGCCAACGATCTGCGCGGCAGCGTGGATGGCTGGGATTTCAAGACTTATGTGCTCGGCATGCTGTTCTACCGCTTTATCTCCGAAAACCTGACCAGCTACCTCAATCTGCAGGAGCGCAAGGCAGGTAATCCGGACTTCGAT
This portion of the Desulfocurvus vexinensis DSM 17965 genome encodes:
- a CDS encoding type I restriction-modification system subunit M N-terminal domain-containing protein; amino-acid sequence: MSNHKETERADLHKTIWRIANDLRGSVDGWDFKTYVLGMLFYRFISENLTSYLNLQERKAGNPDFD
- a CDS encoding helix-turn-helix domain-containing protein, whose translation is MAEIEDRWLSVDEIGKYLGVSSDTVYRWIDKHAMPAHRMGRLWKFKKDEVDEWVKAGGAADKNRQDKAE